From a single Bacillus sp. NEB1478 genomic region:
- a CDS encoding DegV family protein, giving the protein MTRIAWVTDSTSCITPEEAKQLGVHVIPVSILMNETIYKDGVDITPDEFYNKLDDCDELPKTSQPTPGEFSDFYEVLKHNYDCAIAIHVSEKFSGTINGSRLGSEAADFPVHIVDSKIVSESMRQLLLKGKKLEDEGLGPEEIAESLRETANRVNGFVCIGSLEQLRRGGRLSGASFLVGNLLQIKPILTFDNGSLVPFEKVRTLKKAEARVLGLFEEAANRSPVEGVSVVYSGSSEKAETWAAYLREKYPDITINLGKLSPAIGVHVGAGTLGILWYKGSDPIQIQNP; this is encoded by the coding sequence ATGACACGTATCGCTTGGGTTACAGACAGCACGAGTTGTATTACGCCAGAAGAAGCGAAACAACTTGGTGTACATGTTATTCCTGTATCCATTTTAATGAATGAAACCATTTATAAAGACGGAGTGGACATTACTCCGGATGAGTTTTATAACAAGCTGGATGACTGTGATGAATTGCCAAAGACAAGTCAGCCTACACCTGGTGAATTTTCCGATTTCTATGAAGTGTTAAAGCATAATTATGACTGTGCGATAGCAATTCATGTTTCTGAAAAATTCAGTGGAACGATAAACGGTTCGAGACTTGGATCTGAAGCCGCCGATTTTCCTGTTCATATTGTAGATTCTAAAATTGTTTCAGAATCCATGAGGCAGCTTTTATTAAAAGGAAAAAAACTCGAAGATGAAGGGCTTGGACCAGAAGAAATAGCAGAATCTTTGCGTGAAACGGCAAATCGGGTAAATGGGTTCGTATGTATTGGAAGCTTAGAGCAGCTAAGGCGAGGCGGTAGATTGTCCGGCGCAAGCTTTTTAGTTGGGAATTTGCTGCAGATTAAACCGATTTTGACGTTTGATAATGGCTCCCTCGTTCCTTTTGAAAAAGTGAGAACGCTGAAAAAAGCAGAAGCACGGGTATTAGGGCTATTTGAGGAAGCGGCAAACCGCTCTCCTGTAGAAGGTGTTAGTGTTGTTTACAGCGGATCTTCAGAAAAAGCAGAAACGTGGGCTGCTTATTTGCGAGAAAAGTATCCGGATATAACGATAAACTTAGGGAAACTGAGTCCAGCTATCGGCGTACACGTAGGCGCAGGCACGCTGGGCATACTATGGTACAAGGGGTCTGACCCCATACAAATACAAAATCCCTGA
- a CDS encoding anion permease gives MDTVLLITILIVGFALAFDFINGFHDTANAIATSVSTKALTPRRAIILAAVMNFVGAMTFTGVAKTISKDIVDPFTLHNGDVVILAALIAAIAWNLITWYYGIPSSSSHAIIGSIAGAAIAASGFDSLHYSGFIKIIEGLLISPVLAFAVGFVFYLIIKSIFKNANLSKTNNGFRKVQIVTAAFQAYSHGTNDAQKAMGIITMALIANGYTDSTDIQTWVQISCAIAMGLGTSIGGWKIIKTVGGKIMKIRPVNGVAADLTGASVILGASALGIPVSTTHVITSSILGVGSSHRLRGVKWGTAKTMIITWFITLPISATLAGLIYFALNLIF, from the coding sequence ATGGATACAGTTTTACTAATAACTATACTCATTGTGGGATTTGCACTCGCGTTTGACTTTATCAACGGTTTTCATGATACAGCAAATGCCATTGCAACTTCTGTTTCAACAAAGGCATTAACACCAAGGAGAGCTATTATTTTAGCTGCTGTCATGAACTTTGTCGGGGCTATGACATTTACTGGTGTAGCGAAAACTATTTCGAAAGACATCGTCGACCCTTTCACTCTTCATAATGGGGATGTCGTTATTCTAGCAGCACTTATCGCAGCGATTGCTTGGAACTTAATCACATGGTATTACGGAATTCCAAGCAGTTCTTCACATGCGATCATTGGTTCCATTGCAGGTGCAGCGATTGCAGCTTCAGGATTTGACTCGCTGCATTACTCAGGTTTCATTAAAATTATCGAAGGCTTGCTTATCTCGCCTGTTTTAGCATTTGCCGTTGGTTTTGTTTTCTATTTAATTATCAAATCAATTTTCAAAAATGCTAATTTATCAAAAACTAACAATGGATTCCGCAAAGTACAAATTGTAACGGCGGCGTTCCAAGCTTATTCTCACGGAACGAACGACGCACAAAAAGCTATGGGGATCATTACAATGGCTCTAATTGCAAATGGTTATACAGACAGCACAGATATTCAGACTTGGGTTCAAATTTCATGTGCGATTGCAATGGGACTTGGAACTTCAATTGGCGGATGGAAAATCATTAAAACAGTCGGCGGTAAAATCATGAAAATCCGTCCTGTAAATGGAGTAGCCGCTGATTTAACTGGGGCATCTGTTATCTTGGGAGCATCTGCTCTTGGTATTCCAGTAAGTACAACACACGTTATTACCTCTTCCATATTAGGGGTAGGTTCTTCTCATAGACTTAGAGGCGTTAAATGGGGAACGGCAAAAACGATGATTATTACTTGGTTCATCACACTTCCGATCTCTGCTACATTAGCTGGATTAATTTATTTCGCGCTAAACTTAATTTTCTAA
- a CDS encoding DUF47 domain-containing protein — MFNKKKDKFSVMLLDIASNLKESAEYFHDFKIKNESDLREFADRLKELESKGDSFVHTIILELNKVFITPIEREDILQLAMTMDDILDGIEQSSALFDIYAITNPDEYMVKFVENIKLCAEEILISVNLLADKKLVAMREHAIRVKDYESRCDDLYREAQRQLFSTETDPIKVIKYKEMYEVLEGIADSCQNVANTLESIIMKNA; from the coding sequence ATGTTTAACAAGAAAAAGGACAAGTTTTCTGTCATGCTACTGGATATTGCCAGCAACTTAAAGGAGTCTGCTGAATATTTCCACGATTTTAAAATTAAGAACGAAAGTGATTTGCGTGAATTTGCAGATCGTTTAAAAGAACTTGAATCTAAAGGGGATTCCTTCGTTCATACAATTATTTTAGAATTAAACAAGGTATTTATTACTCCCATCGAAAGAGAAGATATTCTTCAGCTTGCGATGACAATGGATGACATTTTAGATGGTATTGAACAGTCTTCTGCTCTTTTTGATATTTATGCGATCACAAATCCAGACGAATACATGGTGAAATTTGTTGAGAACATTAAATTATGTGCTGAAGAGATCCTGATCTCTGTTAATTTACTTGCTGATAAAAAATTAGTTGCTATGCGTGAACACGCAATTAGAGTGAAAGATTATGAATCAAGATGTGACGATCTTTATCGTGAAGCACAGCGTCAATTATTTTCAACCGAAACTGATCCAATCAAAGTTATCAAGTATAAAGAAATGTACGAAGTGCTTGAAGGCATTGCCGACAGCTGCCAGAACGTTGCGAATACACTTGAATCTATCATCATGAAAAACGCGTAA
- a CDS encoding heavy metal translocating P-type ATPase, translating into MELSARAQLILATTSGALILVAWLTETYSQSPYYVLFYILAFLFGGYAKAVEGVQQTLEEKRLNVELLMMIAAIGSASIGYWGEGAALILIFAYSGALEMYTLQKSDREIKALISMQPEEAMLISGTKEVRVNASTLKPGDTIKVRPGERIPADGIVQMGSSFVNESALTGEAAAKEIKPESKVLAGTLNQSGLLEIIVTKYMKDSVFQRMIDLVHRAQNEAPPVQRKIEEFEAKYVLFVLMAAALTVIVPGSAGFWSYSESLYRACVLLVVASPCALVASTMPALLASLSNAAKQGILFKSGIYLEKIKSVNVMAFDKTGTLTEGNPTVKTTVFNHPSLKEEEIRPVIYAIEKNSTHPLAKAILAILEVNAEENKVELTDYEDIPGLGVKAIANGIRWSVGSRELAGITDKEERKLFSKVFAEGDVNAQTVVYVTADKVLAGYFLIGDSVRDESVEAIQALQQKQILTLMLTGDSKRGAEEIGKLAKVDEVGYSCMPEDKVNTLKKWKDKQAIVAMIGDGVNDAPALAVADIGVAMGMGSDAAIETANVVLVKNDLSKLLYAMNLSERLSKIVRQNIIFSVSVICLLLGANFFQVLTLPFGVVGHEGSTILVILNGLRLLR; encoded by the coding sequence ATGGAGCTTTCTGCACGTGCACAGCTTATTCTTGCAACGACCTCAGGCGCATTAATACTTGTAGCCTGGCTAACGGAAACATATTCACAATCTCCTTACTATGTTCTTTTTTATATTCTTGCCTTTTTATTTGGCGGATACGCGAAAGCGGTTGAAGGCGTTCAGCAAACGTTAGAAGAGAAACGGTTAAATGTAGAACTGCTGATGATGATAGCCGCAATTGGTTCGGCTTCAATCGGTTACTGGGGAGAAGGTGCTGCACTCATTTTAATTTTTGCTTATTCTGGTGCACTTGAAATGTACACACTGCAAAAAAGCGATCGCGAAATTAAAGCGCTCATTTCCATGCAGCCTGAAGAAGCAATGCTTATTTCAGGAACTAAAGAAGTCAGGGTAAATGCCTCGACTTTAAAGCCAGGCGATACGATAAAAGTACGGCCAGGTGAAAGGATACCCGCAGACGGCATAGTACAGATGGGATCTTCATTTGTAAATGAATCAGCTCTAACTGGTGAGGCTGCAGCAAAAGAAATTAAACCAGAATCCAAAGTGCTTGCTGGGACGCTTAATCAATCAGGATTGTTAGAAATTATCGTGACGAAGTATATGAAAGATTCTGTTTTTCAAAGAATGATCGATCTTGTTCATAGAGCGCAAAACGAAGCTCCTCCTGTTCAGCGTAAGATAGAAGAATTTGAGGCGAAATATGTTCTTTTTGTACTAATGGCTGCAGCTTTAACCGTAATTGTTCCCGGTTCTGCTGGTTTTTGGAGTTATTCGGAATCTCTTTATCGTGCATGTGTTTTGCTTGTAGTCGCTTCTCCTTGTGCACTTGTTGCCTCTACAATGCCTGCTTTACTAGCTTCCCTTTCAAATGCAGCCAAACAAGGGATTTTATTTAAGAGCGGTATTTACTTAGAAAAAATAAAAAGTGTAAACGTTATGGCTTTTGATAAAACAGGAACATTGACTGAAGGAAATCCAACGGTGAAAACAACCGTATTCAATCACCCTTCACTAAAAGAAGAAGAAATCCGTCCGGTTATATATGCTATTGAAAAAAACAGCACACATCCATTGGCAAAGGCTATTTTAGCTATCCTGGAAGTAAATGCAGAAGAAAATAAAGTTGAGTTAACGGACTACGAGGATATTCCTGGTTTAGGCGTAAAAGCGATAGCGAATGGGATTAGATGGAGTGTAGGCAGCCGTGAGCTTGCAGGTATCACTGATAAAGAAGAGAGAAAGCTTTTTTCTAAGGTGTTTGCAGAAGGTGATGTGAATGCGCAAACTGTTGTGTATGTGACAGCGGATAAAGTTTTGGCAGGTTATTTTCTTATTGGAGATTCTGTTCGTGATGAAAGTGTTGAAGCCATTCAAGCTCTTCAGCAAAAACAAATTTTAACTTTAATGCTGACTGGTGATTCGAAACGCGGAGCAGAGGAGATCGGCAAATTAGCAAAGGTGGATGAGGTCGGCTATTCTTGTATGCCAGAGGATAAGGTCAATACACTGAAAAAATGGAAAGATAAACAAGCGATAGTTGCCATGATAGGAGACGGAGTTAATGATGCTCCAGCTCTAGCTGTTGCAGATATAGGTGTAGCAATGGGAATGGGCAGTGATGCTGCAATTGAAACAGCGAATGTAGTGCTAGTTAAAAATGATTTAAGTAAACTGCTCTATGCTATGAACTTATCTGAACGTCTTTCGAAGATTGTCAGGCAAAATATCATTTTTTCCGTTTCAGTCATTTGCCTCTTGCTTGGAGCGAATTTCTTTCAAGTGCTAACACTGCCATTTGGTGTAGTCGGACACGAGGGAAGCACGATATTAGTCATATTAAACGGACTTCGATTATTAAGATAA
- a CDS encoding YtxH domain-containing protein codes for MHNETTTTATAEPVFTHSDYQTQEAAENKGSGFATGLVLGGLAGAAAALLLAPKKGNELREDLRDSSIKLKERTMQMKDETMLKAKLGKMDAKDGVDSMKEKSTNLSVSARQKLQEAKNKASEMKKDTKDAVNEAKEEAKKDNYSTQSTSTSSNGLSAAPTSSVTVTKTGTDETAYAKKQSDLNK; via the coding sequence ATGCATAACGAAACAACAACTACTGCGACAGCCGAACCTGTTTTTACTCACTCAGATTATCAAACACAAGAAGCAGCGGAGAATAAAGGATCTGGATTTGCTACGGGACTCGTTCTTGGAGGACTAGCCGGTGCCGCTGCGGCTTTGCTATTAGCTCCGAAGAAAGGAAACGAACTGCGTGAAGACTTGCGCGATTCATCGATTAAGCTAAAAGAACGTACAATGCAAATGAAAGATGAGACAATGTTAAAAGCAAAACTCGGAAAAATGGATGCTAAAGATGGTGTTGATTCTATGAAAGAAAAATCAACCAATCTATCTGTTTCTGCTCGCCAGAAACTGCAAGAAGCTAAGAATAAAGCAAGTGAAATGAAGAAGGACACGAAAGATGCTGTAAATGAGGCAAAGGAAGAAGCGAAAAAAGATAACTATTCTACGCAATCAACATCAACTTCCTCTAACGGTCTATCAGCAGCTCCCACATCATCAGTTACCGTAACTAAAACAGGAACTGATGAAACAGCGTACGCAAAAAAACAAAGTGATCTAAACAAATAA
- a CDS encoding MarR family transcriptional regulator, translating into MKVLVEKTNILVEVERIEKAFLEIMDVIKPEIWEDEEITSTQFQILKTLSTRDKWTVSEIADAMKVRASATTVIIDRLVKRGYVDRYRSELDRRIVYVHLNQSGFDNFERIQEKRNGVLLKYVSQLTEKQLTEMVSCIEQLSSIVKN; encoded by the coding sequence GTGAAAGTGTTAGTGGAAAAAACGAATATTTTAGTAGAAGTTGAGCGAATAGAAAAAGCGTTCTTAGAAATTATGGACGTAATCAAGCCTGAAATTTGGGAAGATGAAGAGATTACCTCTACACAGTTTCAAATATTGAAAACACTTTCCACGCGTGACAAATGGACAGTCTCTGAAATCGCTGATGCCATGAAAGTACGTGCAAGTGCTACTACTGTAATCATCGATCGTCTTGTAAAAAGAGGTTACGTTGACCGTTATCGTTCTGAACTAGATCGCAGAATCGTTTATGTTCATCTTAACCAAAGTGGTTTTGATAATTTTGAACGCATTCAAGAGAAAAGAAACGGAGTACTTCTCAAATACGTTTCTCAACTTACAGAAAAACAATTGACTGAAATGGTCAGCTGTATCGAACAACTTTCTTCCATTGTAAAAAACTAA
- a CDS encoding SMP-30/gluconolactonase/LRE family protein — protein sequence MKKEIQLVVDAKATLGEGPCWDRENQLLYWVDIQNKKVCIHNPNTNDNKEIQLDQLVGAAVLRKSGGLILAMEKGFYSLNLKTYSLEQIVDPEGHMLGNRFNDGKVDPKGRFWAGTMSLNEEKEKGSLYCLHTDLTVEKKVSQLTISNGIAWSPDHRYMYLIDTPTRKVTRYQYDNETGNITNPEDVIAFPQGVGNPDGMTIDEDGMLWIAHWGGARVSRWNPETGEQIDEICVPAKNVTSCTFGGESLDELYITTARTGTNDEELVKYPHAGGVFRVKMECIGSCNYYFEG from the coding sequence CTTTACTGGGTTGATATTCAGAATAAAAAAGTATGCATTCATAATCCGAACACGAATGACAACAAAGAAATCCAGCTTGATCAGCTAGTAGGAGCTGCAGTTCTTAGAAAATCGGGCGGTTTGATTCTTGCTATGGAAAAGGGTTTCTACTCTTTAAATCTGAAAACATATTCACTAGAACAAATTGTTGATCCTGAAGGTCATATGCTTGGTAATCGCTTTAATGATGGAAAGGTAGATCCTAAAGGCCGCTTTTGGGCAGGTACGATGAGTCTGAATGAAGAAAAGGAGAAAGGGTCTCTTTATTGTTTACATACTGATCTAACAGTTGAGAAAAAAGTCAGTCAGTTAACGATTTCTAACGGTATCGCTTGGTCACCCGATCATCGATATATGTATTTGATTGATACACCTACAAGAAAGGTAACAAGATATCAATACGATAACGAAACAGGAAATATTACGAATCCAGAAGATGTTATTGCTTTTCCGCAGGGAGTCGGCAACCCGGATGGCATGACGATTGATGAAGATGGAATGCTGTGGATTGCTCATTGGGGCGGTGCGAGAGTTTCCCGCTGGAATCCTGAAACAGGGGAACAAATAGACGAAATCTGTGTTCCAGCAAAAAATGTGACATCATGTACGTTTGGCGGTGAAAGTCTTGATGAGTTATACATTACAACTGCCAGAACAGGTACGAATGATGAAGAATTAGTCAAATACCCTCATGCAGGCGGCGTATTTAGAGTAAAAATGGAATGTATAGGCAGCTGTAATTATTATTTTGAAGGATAG
- a CDS encoding cold-shock protein: MAFFSKQPSEPIPDVETKVWACTGDGCTCWMRADYSLQKEPQCPICKSDMSEEIRMLPELKS; this comes from the coding sequence ATGGCTTTTTTTTCAAAACAACCTTCAGAGCCGATTCCAGACGTAGAAACAAAGGTATGGGCTTGCACAGGTGATGGCTGCACATGCTGGATGCGCGCTGATTATTCTTTGCAAAAAGAACCGCAATGTCCCATTTGTAAATCTGATATGAGTGAAGAAATTCGTATGCTTCCTGAACTCAAAAGCTAA
- a CDS encoding HTH domain-containing protein: MSRIKRLERLLLSINSKKHFTLKELAEEFQVSTRTIQRDLLSLMEMGLPIISEFGPHGGYRMVNDRILPPIGFTEMEASAILFSLQTFEEESFPFQIQSRSVANKLLHYLPDDAKDSWNDVQKRLFVQKPLPKHSNFAPVMLEAAIKQKIVTIHHQEEGTKLYSNIQPIGIYSENGDWYCPAYSYSLSDFHIFCLNDVLNAVINFEPMEVKDFSEITIHNWAAEIVPRSFLHLDADIEPEGISYCKSHPYLKTMLTIDENGAAHLNGQILYMHIKKFAEYLWILKGDIIVHSPQEIRQLHMQWSEEISQKYSTLLNM; this comes from the coding sequence ATGTCGAGAATCAAAAGATTGGAAAGATTGTTGCTTTCCATAAATTCAAAAAAACATTTTACTTTAAAAGAATTAGCGGAGGAATTTCAAGTTTCTACCCGGACTATACAGCGTGATCTATTAAGTTTGATGGAGATGGGACTGCCTATTATTTCTGAGTTTGGACCTCATGGTGGATATCGTATGGTAAATGACCGTATTCTACCACCGATCGGTTTCACGGAGATGGAGGCATCTGCTATCTTGTTTAGTTTGCAAACATTTGAAGAAGAAAGCTTTCCTTTTCAAATTCAGAGCCGTTCAGTTGCTAATAAGCTTCTTCATTATCTCCCAGATGATGCAAAGGACAGCTGGAATGATGTACAAAAGCGATTATTCGTTCAGAAGCCTCTTCCAAAGCACAGCAATTTTGCACCAGTAATGCTTGAAGCAGCCATTAAACAAAAAATAGTGACGATTCACCATCAAGAAGAAGGTACTAAACTATACAGCAACATACAGCCTATAGGAATTTATAGTGAAAATGGGGATTGGTACTGTCCAGCCTATTCCTATTCCCTTTCAGATTTTCATATTTTTTGTTTAAATGACGTCTTGAATGCTGTAATCAACTTTGAACCAATGGAAGTGAAAGATTTTTCAGAGATTACGATCCATAATTGGGCAGCCGAAATCGTCCCTCGGTCTTTTTTGCATCTGGATGCTGATATTGAACCCGAAGGAATATCTTACTGTAAGTCGCATCCTTATTTGAAAACAATGTTAACGATTGATGAAAATGGTGCAGCGCATCTAAATGGACAAATTTTATACATGCATATAAAAAAGTTCGCTGAGTATTTGTGGATTTTAAAAGGAGACATCATTGTACATTCCCCGCAGGAAATCAGGCAATTACATATGCAATGGTCTGAAGAAATCTCACAAAAATATTCCACTTTGCTAAATATGTAA